In Chitinivibrionales bacterium, the DNA window AGAACGTTAGAATCAATGACTGATCCAAATGGACTTGGTTGGAGTGTTGATCTTGAGCCAGATTTTGTTACACTCATCATTAAAAGCATTCGGAGCACTATTGTTTACTTTTAAAATATGAAAATCATCATTCATAACGATAATATCGAAGAATGGCACTAAATCTTCTTTGCTCTCAAATCGTAACCTGTCATGTTTTTCAGCGTATTTTGTTTCGACAGCGTAATCTATGTTTCTGGTTTTACAAAATTCATAGAGCGTTTCCGGAGTTATTTTGTACCCGCGAAAATGAGGTTTATTGTCAACATAAAAATTCGCTAATAGTAACGAAACAATCGTATAATCGGCAATTTCTTCAAATATAAAGTTCATTGGTGCAACACAGCATGATCCTTCCGGCATGTATTGTGCGGCTTTTTGATTAACTCTTACCAAGTTTTGTTTTTCTGTTGTAACAATGTGATGTATTTCACCCGTAAAACCAACACTGATAAAAAGCAAAATAGAAATTTCCGCCAATATTGTTATCCATTTTGGTAAAGTTGTGTTTTTCTTAATGAATATACTTATAGATTTTGCCACCATTAATGCAAAAAAAGGATAGAGTATGGTTGCATAATGCGGTCTTTTATCGTGAAGAAGCAATCCGGCAAAAAGCATTATGAATAGGGTGTAGGTAAATAATATTTTATCAGAAAAACTTATGCATAATTGTTTTTTGCTGCGTATATAAACGATAATAATTAATGAAACGATCAATATGATTGATACAGCTATAGAACCTGCATCCCAGAAATAGCGCTTTTGCTCATTGAAAAAATTAATGGCTAATTTGATCAGTGATAAATGTGATTTATCACCATAAAAGGGGCTACTAAGCTGATATTTGTATAGATCCCAATCAATAAATACATCATATGCATAATGCGATAGCACTGCAAAAATGCAAAGAGAATATAGACTGATAGCAATGAATCGCTTTTTGTGAAAAAGCAGAAGGCATCCTCCTGCGCAAATAAATATTAAGCCATTGAGATGAACGTACGCTGAGAGCCCAGCGAATATGCCTGCGAGTGCTGCTGCCCATAGTTTATCAGATATAAAAAATTTATGCAGAAAAATAAAACTTATTAAGCCCATCAAAGCCAGCATCATTTCGGGCCTTCCAATTTTCATAGCATAGAAATTCTCCATGCATAGCCACCAGAAAAGTACCGTGGATACAGCAATGCCTATGCTATGTTTTTTTAGGACAAAAGCAAATAGAATTGCCATTATGATTACCGCCGATATGTATGAATTTAATCGTATTGTCCATAGATGAAACCCAAATAATTTTACTATCATTGCATTTGCATAAACAAAAAGTCGGTGAAAGCTGACTACTTTTTCTCCTCTTCCATAAAAATCCTTGAAAAAATTTGAATGGACATATCCATCGTTCGCAAAAAAATAAGCTTCTTCTGCAAACCACATGGCATCTTCACTGGCCTTCTCTTTATAAGCACTGCTAACCCATAACAATGATTGAAAAAGCAGTAATAGAAGAAGGAATTTAAAATTGTGTTTGAATATGATTCCTTTAATAGGTTTTAAGAAATAATTATCCAAATATGAATCTCCGGCAATTATTATTGAAGAGGGTAGGGGTATGTTAATGGCTTATTTTAACTTAACCCATGTGGAAAATTTATATAAACTTATTATAAAATACTTAGCACCACTATTAGTAGTAAATACTTTCTCGTTAAAGTGAAGAGAACATATGCGTTTTTTTGCACACTATTATAAGTGGTAGTTTACAGATAAAGGCCTTTTGATCCATTCTCTTTCTATGCCGGCAGACCGGCATAGCATATAATAAAGCATTTTCCTACCAGGGTCTAAGGGCATGGAATGCCCTTACATACCTTTTAATATTAAAATTTCATTTCCATATAATCCACCCGTTAATGTTTCTCTCCTGAAACAAGAAACGATCAGAGGGCAGTGGCCCAACCGGGTCCTGTCCCGCTTCAGCATGAATCATCAGGACCCTCTTCTGTTATTACAACAAATCGCTGGCGATCTCGGCCAGTTTTGACCGTTCCCCTTTTTCCAGGGTGATATGGGCATGGATATTCTGGCCCTGCATTTTTTCGATCAGGTAGCTGAGGCCATTGGAATGGCTGTCGAGGTATGGGTGATCGATCTGGAAAATATCGCCGGTAAACACCATCTTGGTGCCTTCGCCTGCCCGGGTAATAATCGTTTTCACTTCATGGGGGGTCAGGTTCTGGGCTTCATCGACAATAAAGAAAATATTCACCAGACTTCGTCCACGGATATAGGAGAGGGGGGCGATGACCAGTTTATCCTGTTCCAGAAATTCTTTGATCCGTGTGTGTTTGGCATCGGTTTCGGGAAATTGGTTCTGGATTACCCCTAAGTTATCGAACAGCGGTTGCATATAGGGATCGAGTTTTGAGCGGATATCTCCGGGAAGATAGCCGATATCTTTATTACTCAGGGGGACCACCGGCCGGGCCATGAATATCTGGCGGTAGTGTTTACGTTGTTCGAGTGCCGCGGCAAGGGCAAGAAGCGTTTTACCGGTACCGGCTTTGCCGGCAATACTCACCAGGCGAACATCTTCGTTCATCAGGGCATGAAGAGCAAAGGTCTGTTCGGCATTTTTGGGTTTGATACTGTAGGCCGATGTTTTGTCAACCCGTTTGATTATTTGCACAAGGGGATCATAGGTTGCCAGGGCCGATTTTTTCGAGTTGCGGAGGATTGCATACTCATTGGCGAGCATCGTCTTTTTCAAGGCGAATTCCGAAACCTCGGCATTATAGGGTTCCTGGTACATCTTGTCAATCAACGCTTCATCAACATGTTCTTCAATGCGCCGTCCGGTATACAATGTCGAAATGTCGCGGACATGGTCGGTCGTATAATCCTGAGCGGCGATACCGATCGATTTGGCTTTCATCCGAAGGTTAACATCTTTGCTGACCAGAATTACCGGCTTATCGCTTTTTTCTTTCGCTAAGCAGTAGGCTGCATTTAAAATATGGTGGTCGGCTTTATCCTGGGTGAAATTGAGTTGAAGGTCGGGATGAAAGAGGTCTTCGAGTTTGATCAGGATTTTCCCGAGCCGCGGACCGATTTTCGCGCCGCCGTCAAAAAGCTTGTCACCACTCAGTGAATCGAGCGTGCGGAGAAAATCACGGGCATGAAAGTTAATAACATCATTACCCCGCTTGAAATTATCAAGCTCCTCGATTACGCATATCGGTACAACAATATCATTGTCTTCAAACTGATGGATACATGAGCTGTCATGGAGAATGACATTCGTATCAAGCACAAAATACTTGGTTTTACCTTTGGGCATTGCATTACCTCGGGGATAAAAGAAACAAAAAATATGAATGGATTGTCTGGAAAGGTCTGATTAAAAAGATCATTGAAAAGAAGTATTGAAGTTTGGCTTACAGCTAAAGTGCTAAAATAATATGATTAATCGTTGTTAGGATATTGTTACCCGGCTATTTGAATCCTGCTGCGAATATTTTAATTATACCATATAAAAATACACTATTCAATGGGGAAAGGAGAGTGGGAGGGCCTGGGGGTCTATTCCCTCCCCCGGTCGGGACCATGCTCAAACCCAGCTTGGAAAATGCTCTTTGTGAGAGCCCAACCCCCGGGCCTCGCCCGCCCCCACACTTGGGGGCACAGACCGAACAGGAACCCCCCTTATTTCTTTCTCTCACATTTGTCGTAATCATTCTCCTTACGTTGTCCTGAGCATGAGCCGCGCTGAGTCGAAGTGTCGACGTGCGGGGCGGCGTATCGAAAGTGCTTTCATTTCTTCTTCAACCGAAAAAATGAGGTAGCATCATCCAGGATACCGTACGCGCAGGGGATCACAATCAGGGTTCCGATCGTGGAAAAAAACAGGCCGAAAATGATCGTTGCGGCCATGGGGCCCCAGGTTGCGGAATGGCCACCCAGGCCGATTGCCATGGGGAGCAGTCCGGCGATCGTTGTCACCGAGGTCAGTATGATCGGGCGGAGCCGGACCGAGGCGCCTTCTGAAACGGCGTCGGCGATGCTTATGCCCTTGCTGCGCAGATTGTTGATAAAGCTGATCAGTACGATCGAATCGTTGACACTGATTCCAGCCAGAGCAACACCGGCAAAGAGCACTACGGCGGATATCGGGGTGCCTGAGAAAAAGAGGAACATAATGCAGCCCACAAAGGCAAAGGGGATCGTGAACATGATAATTACCGGCTGAATAAAGGATTTGAACTGGGTCCCTAAAATAACATAGATAAGAAACAGACCGATCCAGAACAGTCTGAGAATATCCATGAGCAGCACCTTGAATTCTTGCCATTCGCCGCCCATTTTCAGGGAAATGCCGGGATAGGACTGCTTGAACTTTTCATTGAATACCTGTTCTACCCGGGCATTGATCGTCTTGATATTCTTCTTGTCGTCTGCAGCGGCAGTGACCGTGATTTCCCGTTTCTGTTCATGACGTTTGATAATGGAAATACCGGTTTTCCGCTCGATAGAGCAGACGGTTGAAAAGGGAATAAGTCTGCCGTCGGGAGTAGGGAATTTCATCTGAAGAACATCATCGATCGAATTCCGGTCCTTTTTATCAAGCTTGACAATAACATCGATCTCTTCATCCCGGTCATAGTAGGTTGTCGCCAGAGCGCCTTCAAAACAGTTACGGATATACATGCCGATTTGCGCGGTACTGAGTCCCAGTTCAGCAGCCCGTTCTTCGTTGAGTACCACATGAATTTCCGGTGCGCCGGGGTTGAAATTATCCTTGATATTGTAGAGTTCCGGATATTCACTCAGGATATTTTTAAAATCGTCGGCAATGGATGCCATATCGTTGTAATTATCACCCGAGAGGCGGAATTCTACCGGTTTGCCCATGGGCGGGCCGGAGTTAACTTTGCGGAACCCGACATTTTCAGCGCCGGGGATATCATTGCACAGCTTTTTGAAATCATCCATGATCGTTACCATCGGACGGTCCCGTCCGTCTTTCAGCTCGGTAACATCGACGGTAATCTGGCCGACATTATCCTGTTCGACCCAGTCATCATCGGTCTGCATCATGCCGACCGTGGTGGTAAGGGACACGATTTCTCCTTTACCGATAAAGGGCGCCAGACGTTCTTCGAAACGCCGCACAATCTTGTCGGTAGTTTCCCGGGGCGTGCCGCTGGGGAGCTCGATGTCGACATAAAACATAGTCCAGTCTTCTTCGGCAAAAAGATCTTCCTGAACGAATTTTGTCATAATCGCCGCAACGACAATTGTGGTCACCGTTGCCAGCATGACAAGCCGGCGGCGGCGAAAGAGCTTTTCGATAAGCCCCTTGAACGCCCCCTGCCAGCGGCCGATAAAACCGGTCCCTTTCTGTTTTACCTTTCCTCCCCATTCTGCGAAATGGCAGGGAAGAAACAGGAGGGCTTCACCGGTCGAGGCGATCAGGGCAAGACAGGAGATGATCGGAATGATCCGCATGAATTTTCCCATGATTCCCGGAAGAAGCATAAGGGGAAGAAAGGCCGCCACCGTCGTCATGGTGGCGGCAATAACCGGTTTGACAACTTCATTGGTACCGACTATCGCAGCCTGAGCAGGTGATAATCCCGTCTGCTGATGACGGTAGCTATTTTCGATAATAACGATTGCGTGGTCCACGATCATTCCCAGCACCAAAACGAGTGCAAAAAGTGAATTACCATTCAGCGATTCGCCATACCATTCCATGAATATGAACGTTATGGCAAAGGTGATGGGAATACCAAGAGCGGTGATCAGGGAGTTGCGTAAACCGATAAAGACAAACAGGACCAGCACCAGAACAATAAATCCCATTAATGAATTCCAGCCGAGCGTACTGAGTGTATCCCGGATAAAAAAGGTATTATCGTTGGAGAGTTCGATAGAAATTCCTTCGGGGAGGCTCTCTTTGAACGAGTCGACCTCTTTTTTTACCCTGTCAACAACATGAATCGAATTGCCATCTTTGCTCTTGGAGATGAGCATGGTGATCGACCGGACGCCGTTAAACCGGGCATCGTACTCGGCTTCTCCAAAGCCGTTGCCGATGGTACCGATATCGCCAACCGCCACCGACCCCTCATCAGGCCGTCTTCGGACAATGATATCGGCAAAATCGGCGGATCGGGTAATTTCACCCCGCGTTTTGAGGTTGTACGATCGATTGTCAAGATCCAGCGAACCGCCGGGGATATTGGTGTTCTTGAGCCGGACACTACTGATAACCTCATCCAGGGAGATACCGAAAGCCTCCATCCGGTCACGGTCGATCTGGATCCAGATTTCACGTTCCTGTCCGCCGTAAAACTCGACTTTGGAAATATCATCGACATCGAGCAGTTTATCTTTCAAATCTTCGGCGGCTTTGTTCAAAACACGGGTGTTACCCGCATTATCGATCATGTTGATACTGAGAATGGAGAGCATGTCCGATGAAGAAAAGTCATCGATATAGGGTTCCAGCGTCCCTTCGGGGAGCTCCACTTTGTCGAATTCAGCCCGGAGGTCCTGGTAGGCCCGGCGGAATTCATCATCGGATATTATATCCTCAAACTGGGCAAAAATAGTACAGTATCCATCACGGGTGGTTGAGGTTATCTTTTTTATATGATCAACATCCGATACCTCCTGCTCGATTTTGGAGGTGATATTTTTTTCGACTTCTTCTGCCGAAACGCCGGGATACGGGACCGCGATGAGCACCCAGGAAAAGTTGACCTCGCTCATGACTTCCCGGGGAAGACGGATAAAGGAAAATATTCCCAGAAAGAGAATGGCGGCCATCAGGATGTTGACAAAAACAGAGTTGGTTACTGAGAATTTACCGATGTTCATCGGGGGCCTCCGGTCTGTTTTTAACGGTCGCTATGATCGAATCACCCCGGCCCAGGGAGGTCATGCCGCTTGTCAGAAGGACATTGCCCACATCGAGGCCGTTAATTATCTCGACATTGTTCCCCGAGTTTCTGCCAAGGGTGACAAAACGGACCGTTGCTTTTCCGTGGGAGTTCACAAAAACAGCATCCTTGCGGTCTTTTTCGACTACCGCGCCCGAGGGCGCCAGGATCACCGAGTCCTCGCTTTGGGTATGAATAGTCACCCGCACCGACATGCCCGATTTGATTTTCCGGTCGCGGGTATTGTTCCAGACAATTTCCACAGGATAGGAGCCGGTTGCAGGATCGCTTCCTGCAGCAATGGCGGTTACTTTTCCGGCACACAGTGTATCGCCGATTGCCGGTACCAGGATATCTGCCCGGGCGCCGGTTTTGAGAAGACCTATTTCAAGCTCACCTACCGGGACCGTTGTTTTAAGCGAAGAGATATTCACAATCCGCGCTACCGGGGTACCGGCAGCAAGGTAATTGCCCGTTTCAACCGATGCATCCCTATGGGCGATATAGCCGGCAATGGATGCGATAATTCTGCAGTCGTTATATACCTTTTGAGCAGATTCGAGCGCAGCCTGTGCAGTGGTCATCTGGGCCTGCGCACCGGTCAATTCACCTTCCGATGCATTTCCTTCATCGTAGAGTTTCTGTATTACCCGAAGGTTCATTTCTGCAGCTTCACGCGCCTTCTTTGCTTGTTCGTATCCAGCTTTCTGCACCGATTCTTCGACCTGCACAAGGAGCTGTCCTTTTTTGACATACTGGCCCAGTCTGAACTGAACGCTCCGGATTTTCCCCCGGGTTTCCGCAACGACAGTGGCTTCCCGGATCCCCTGGGCAACACCGGAGGCGCTGATTATTTTCGACAATGTCGATTTGGAGACAACAATCGCTTCAACCGGTGTCGGCGCTTTGACTTCGGTTTGAGTGTCCTCCCTTTTCTTATCCTTGGGCGACCGGCAGCCGCATGCAAAGACCAGACCTGCAAGTGCGAGTACGCGCAATTTATTCATTGGTATACCTCCAGTTTCCCGACAGTTTTTTGATATTCCGATTCGAGTAAGAGACATTCGAATAATTTCTGTATATAACCGATCCGGGCCATTCGTGCGCCCACAGCGACTTCAAGAAGCTGTGACTGATTGACCAGACCGCCGTCATAGCGGGCCTGCATGATTTCGAGATTTTTAGCCATGAGTTCATGCTGCTTTTTTGCCGCAGCGACCGATTTGTATGAAGCCTGATAGAAGTAATGTATTCGCTTGAGATTGAGTTCGAACTGATTGGCGCTGTGCTCCTTGTCGACAAGCGCTTTCATATATTCATAGCTGCTTTTCCGGTAATTGGTCGAATTACGGAACCCGCCGAAAATTGGAACGCTGAGTGAAACACCGGCAGTCCATCCTTTGCGTTCTTCCTGAAGGACAAGGTCATCGTTATCCGAAAGATAATAGGGCCACGAATAGGAGCCGAAAGCATTTATTTTCGGAAAAAAGGATGATGCCGCGATTCTTTTGTAGCCCAGAGCGGCACGAGTGTGCGATTCGATCGCTTTGAATTGCGGATTATTTTCAACCGTCCCTTCGGCCTCAACAGGACCCCGGACATACCACTGCTCGAACACCTGAAGCGGCTGGAGCGTAATCGAGGTGTCTGCTTTTTCGACCGGGACTCCCATAGTTGAATAGAGTGAATAGACTGCGATCTTTTCTACAGCCAGGGCCTGGAGAAGCGCGCTCTCCTTTTCGGCAACTTCAGCTTCCCATTGAAGGATATCTGTTTTAGGAACCGCCCCGCCTTCATACCTCGTTTGTGCCTTGGCCAGGTTCTGTGTCGCCCATGAGTAATCCTGGTGAGTCACAATGGTCATTTCCCGCGCCGCAAGGACATCAAAATAGGCTTTCCGGGCATTATAGATAACCTCCTGCCGAAGCGCTTCCTGCTGAAACTCGATTGCAGATTTGGTGTGCTTCGCTATATTGATCGCGATTATTTCGGCACCACCGTTGGTGATCGGCTGATTGACTGTAAATTCATGGGAAACAGTTGTCACATGCATCTTACTGGATTCATAATCGATTTCTTCAGCTTCTATACCCGTGCCGGAAAAAATGTCCGACATGCCTTCAAAGCTTTCAAACATGGCATTCGAGGCGTCAACCATATCCTGGTCCATTTGGGTATAATTCAAACCGTAATCCAATGATGGCAAATAATTTGAAACGGCATTCCGCTTTTCCCATTCCCGGGCCTGTTCTTCGAAATGCTGTGATCGCATTTCATAGCTTATCGACGATGCTCTGGATTCGGCGTCGGTGAGTGTTATAAGCTCTGCCTGCGCATTCGGGACTGCGATACAAGCGCTCACTGCAAGAAACATTATTTTTGTTTTCACGGTCATATTCCTTTTTTTACCGATGATTTTTTAAATCACCAATCATTACACCATCCATACTATTTATCTGTATCACGCATTCCATTGAACATCGCTTGGACATCTATTATCCTCTTTCCAGGCCTTCAACCATCTTTCAATCCTCAACTATTCTTCCTATCCCAACGTTCCGAACATGATCTTTGCCTGGAGGCCCGGGTTGACACTGAAAAAATCGGATGATCTGCGTTCGAATCCCTTGGATGAGAAAAAGAAAGGCAGAGCCATATCCATGCCGATGTGGACCAGCGGAAAGAATGAATAGGTGAATCCTCCGTGAATTTCCATGGAGAAAAACCGGGCTTTGGCTTTCTGAGCTTCGTCATCGTCGATTTCATTTTCGAAATTGGTCCGTTCACTCAGGGAATATTTGACTGCATTCAGGGTAATCGAGCCGCTTCCGAGATAGGTTCCGGCGGTGTAATTGAGCTTATCGATGACCCACGCTTTTTCGATGAGGAATCCGCCGTATTGTATTTCAATTTCCAGGTCGACCGCCGAATCCTGGTAGGCGTTTTTGCTGGGGAAAAACAGTATTCCCTCCATGCCACCTCCTCCAAGGCGGAGACCATTGCCGAGACCGCCATAGCCTTTTCCGCCCTGCATGAATACCGGTTCGAAATAGTCGTTGATACTGAACGTGTAATGGCGCAGGAGGTCATCGGTTTCGATTACCTCATTGATCGGGTCCATGGAGAGAGCAAAGGCGCCAAAGCACGGTCCACCACTGCCGCCCCATCCTTTCTCCCGTAAACGGCCAAGGCCCCGACGTAACCCTTTCCGCTCGTCATCGCGACAGGATTTCCTGAATATGTATACCGTATCCTTGTTCTCTTCAATAACCGTGATTCCGCCACTGTCACCTTTGTCGATAGTTATGTGGACCTTGCCCGCTTTGTCCTTTTCGGTTTCTATTGTCGCACAATCCTGAGCATTCATTGCACCTGCAAAGAAGATAATGCTCAAAAGTAATGTGGGGATATACATTTGTTGTACCATAATACCTCCTTGAATAAAACTATTTCCGAATTGTTATTATAACCACGTTAGCGCTCGTCAAACTGTCCATCTTTTTCCCTAATCACAGTAATCTTTTCCAAATATGAATTTCAATCTGATACCGGGAGAGACCAGCATGAAATCGCCGAATCCCGTGCCGGTGACAAATCCGTTGGGCGAATAGGTGAACAGAAGAATACCGTCAACCCCGAGCTTGAATAGGGGAGCCAACTCAACCATTATACCGGTGTGAAGATCCCATGCGATAAAGGGTGCAACTGCAACCGAGTTGTTTTTCTTTGTCCAGTCAAGAGAATCTTCATCGACACTGGCGAAAATGTCATCGAACTTTCTGATCTGTTTATGAAAAATGTAGGCGCCACCGCCGATCATACCACCGACATTAACCGTCCAGGGGTAGAAGGAGAATGCTTTCTCTGCTGTAAAACCTCCATAGGCGGGGATCACCCGCAGGGTTGTGATAGCATTATACCGGTGTGTCGTGTCCCCGGTCGAATCGGTGAGTGTGTGAATGAATTCATCACTGTCATAGTGTTTGTATCCTGCCCACAACCCGCCGCCGGATCTGAAACCATTGTCAAGCTGGGCATAACCGTTGAACCCGAGCATGAATATGCTGTTGTTTTCAAAAGGAAAATCCCGCAGAACAAGATCGTTTTCATATTTCCGGACCTTTTCCAGAAAATCCCGGCTCAACCGGATTACCTGAGGAGCAAAACCACCGGATCCCGAGATTCTGCACCTTCTCCGTTCTTCACAGCACTCATGAACCATGGCGCGGGCGACCACTTTTCGTTCCCGCAGGACTTCCTCTTCATACTCCTGCTCTTCCAGGACAGCCTCTCCGGCTTCTTCCTCGGCCTCCAAAACAGCTTCAATTGCATCCTCCGCAGCTTCATCCATCTCATTATCACTTTCCTGACCCTGCAATGGAAATAGCGCGCAGAGTATCACAGTGATGCAAAAGACTGGGGGGTACATTTTTAGAACCATACAAATCCTCCTTGTTGATTTTGGATGTACCTGTGATTGCAAGCTCTGTGCCAGAGAAATGAGATTAAAAAACACCGATTCTATGCAAACAAGGGGATTTCAACAAGAAGGACGTCAACAAATGAAGGGGAGGATATGTATTAGATATATCGATTTTATATGGTGAGGCTGAGGCTGAGGGTGAGTAAAATACTGACTTTTAACTTTCGCCCCTCTTTTGATCAACCATACAACAGCTTTTTGGCGTCTTCGATAATTTCGGTCACTTTCAGGCCGTTGGGGCAGCGGGATTGGCATTCGCCGCAGCCGATACAGTTGTTCAGCTTGAGGTCGTCTTCGAACTGTTTCTTCTGAAAAGAGTCCCGGGCTTGATCGAGACCCATATATTTGAGTGCATTGTAGTATGAAAGACACGCCCCCACATTGATATTCTGAGGGCAGGGTTGACAATAACCACAGGAGGTGCAGAAAGGTTCGGAAGCATCGATTAACTGATTGACTTCGGCGAGAATGTCGTCGATGCTGTCGTTTTCTTTGAGGCACTGATCGTGGATCTCTCCGGCATACTCGACTTCTTCGGGTGATGAAAACCCTATCAGAAGATGGACTCCCTGAAGGGCCATGAGATAACGGATTGCCAATTCTTTGAGCCGTGGATGGGCTGCGCAGAGTCCGCCGGCCAGAGGGTTCATCGCTATCACCGGAATACCTCTTGTGCGGCAGTATTCAACGGCAGGTATACGTGAGCGGTTGAGTACATTTAATGGAAGGGTAACTGTTTCGAATTTGTCTGTTTCCAGAAATTCGATAATGGTCCGGTTATCGGCATGGGTGGTAATACCGAGGTGGTCCCACTGGTTTTTCCGTTCCATCACACCGTCGTACCACCCGCCGGGTTTCATGGCTGCATTAAACTGTTCCCGGGTATGGGTTGTCCACATGTGATAATAATCGAATCGGTCAACTCCCAGCCGGTCGAGTGATTGATCGAAAAGCGTATTGAGCTGTTCCTTTGTTTGAATGCTGAATCCCTTTGCCCGATTGAATTCACCGATTCCAAGACCGCCGTTTCCAGGAGAGCATTTTGCCGAAACCATAACCCGGTCGCGATAGTCGGGGTGATTGATCGCTTCACTTACCCACCGTTCGGAATTCTCGTTTTCGCTTTTGTAACAGTAACATGGAGCGGTATCGATATAGTTAAAGCCCGCATCCACAGCGCACCGGACCGTATCGATTGCCGATTGCCTGTCTTTGAATCGCATTGCTCCGATGATAATCCTGGCAGGTTTCATAGTTTCATTTCTCCATAATTGACATTAGCGTTTGTCGCCGAACCTGAACAGCTTCTTGAAGAAGGTTTTGTTTTCGAGCGAGTCCCTGTTCTCCGATGCGAACTGGGTGGTGGAATTTCTCCCGCAATCCATTTCAGACTGGGGGGTCACTTTTTTCAGATAGCGTTCATATTGCGTATAAAAACCGCCCGGGGCTTTGGTTCCCGCTTTTTTCAAAAGATCCCGGGAAACGAATTTGTGAAGCGTTTTGCCGTCCCGCGGACCCGTATACCCGTAATTACATTCTCCGATACAGGCAATGGTGAGGTCCTGTATTTCCGGCTCTTTAGTGTCCTGTTCCAACTTT includes these proteins:
- a CDS encoding AAA family ATPase encodes the protein MPKGKTKYFVLDTNVILHDSSCIHQFEDNDIVVPICVIEELDNFKRGNDVINFHARDFLRTLDSLSGDKLFDGGAKIGPRLGKILIKLEDLFHPDLQLNFTQDKADHHILNAAYCLAKEKSDKPVILVSKDVNLRMKAKSIGIAAQDYTTDHVRDISTLYTGRRIEEHVDEALIDKMYQEPYNAEVSEFALKKTMLANEYAILRNSKKSALATYDPLVQIIKRVDKTSAYSIKPKNAEQTFALHALMNEDVRLVSIAGKAGTGKTLLALAAALEQRKHYRQIFMARPVVPLSNKDIGYLPGDIRSKLDPYMQPLFDNLGVIQNQFPETDAKHTRIKEFLEQDKLVIAPLSYIRGRSLVNIFFIVDEAQNLTPHEVKTIITRAGEGTKMVFTGDIFQIDHPYLDSHSNGLSYLIEKMQGQNIHAHITLEKGERSKLAEIASDLL
- a CDS encoding AcrB/AcrD/AcrF family protein, with the protein product MNIGKFSVTNSVFVNILMAAILFLGIFSFIRLPREVMSEVNFSWVLIAVPYPGVSAEEVEKNITSKIEQEVSDVDHIKKITSTTRDGYCTIFAQFEDIISDDEFRRAYQDLRAEFDKVELPEGTLEPYIDDFSSSDMLSILSINMIDNAGNTRVLNKAAEDLKDKLLDVDDISKVEFYGGQEREIWIQIDRDRMEAFGISLDEVISSVRLKNTNIPGGSLDLDNRSYNLKTRGEITRSADFADIIVRRRPDEGSVAVGDIGTIGNGFGEAEYDARFNGVRSITMLISKSKDGNSIHVVDRVKKEVDSFKESLPEGISIELSNDNTFFIRDTLSTLGWNSLMGFIVLVLVLFVFIGLRNSLITALGIPITFAITFIFMEWYGESLNGNSLFALVLVLGMIVDHAIVIIENSYRHQQTGLSPAQAAIVGTNEVVKPVIAATMTTVAAFLPLMLLPGIMGKFMRIIPIISCLALIASTGEALLFLPCHFAEWGGKVKQKGTGFIGRWQGAFKGLIEKLFRRRRLVMLATVTTIVVAAIMTKFVQEDLFAEEDWTMFYVDIELPSGTPRETTDKIVRRFEERLAPFIGKGEIVSLTTTVGMMQTDDDWVEQDNVGQITVDVTELKDGRDRPMVTIMDDFKKLCNDIPGAENVGFRKVNSGPPMGKPVEFRLSGDNYNDMASIADDFKNILSEYPELYNIKDNFNPGAPEIHVVLNEERAAELGLSTAQIGMYIRNCFEGALATTYYDRDEEIDVIVKLDKKDRNSIDDVLQMKFPTPDGRLIPFSTVCSIERKTGISIIKRHEQKREITVTAAADDKKNIKTINARVEQVFNEKFKQSYPGISLKMGGEWQEFKVLLMDILRLFWIGLFLIYVILGTQFKSFIQPVIIMFTIPFAFVGCIMFLFFSGTPISAVVLFAGVALAGISVNDSIVLISFINNLRSKGISIADAVSEGASVRLRPIILTSVTTIAGLLPMAIGLGGHSATWGPMAATIIFGLFFSTIGTLIVIPCAYGILDDATSFFRLKKK
- a CDS encoding efflux RND transporter periplasmic adaptor subunit; its protein translation is MSLTRIGISKNCRETGGIPMNKLRVLALAGLVFACGCRSPKDKKREDTQTEVKAPTPVEAIVVSKSTLSKIISASGVAQGIREATVVAETRGKIRSVQFRLGQYVKKGQLLVQVEESVQKAGYEQAKKAREAAEMNLRVIQKLYDEGNASEGELTGAQAQMTTAQAALESAQKVYNDCRIIASIAGYIAHRDASVETGNYLAAGTPVARIVNISSLKTTVPVGELEIGLLKTGARADILVPAIGDTLCAGKVTAIAAGSDPATGSYPVEIVWNNTRDRKIKSGMSVRVTIHTQSEDSVILAPSGAVVEKDRKDAVFVNSHGKATVRFVTLGRNSGNNVEIINGLDVGNVLLTSGMTSLGRGDSIIATVKNRPEAPDEHR